GAAAAAATGGCGTGTGCCGCCAATCCGTATGGCGACGGCCACGCCAGCGAGCGAATAGCCGACGTGCTGGCCGGCAATGGCTAGCAGGGGCAAGGCGCTGACAGTTGCCTATCCCTAGCCCTTGGCGTTATTTTTGTCTCTCGCAGCCAACCTACTCCTCGGCCCAGGATATAGCCCCCGTCGGACATTCTTCAATCGCTTCATCGACCTTATCGTGGAGCGGTTCATCCGGGTTCTCATCGATGACATAGGCAAGCCCGTCGTCGCGCATCTCGAAGACCTCGGGGCAGAGGTCCGAGCAAATACCGTCGCCGATGCACTCGTCATGGTCGATAACAGGTTTCTTCATCTTTAGTCTCCTCTCGTTTTTAAGGCTGCGGCCTAGCTGCTCTGTTAGGCGGCTTTCGACCGCAACATTACTTACCCCAATTTCTTTAGCATTATACATTCTCCCCCACACAACAGCTACACATTTTACTATAATCTCTTGATTCATCTCTTGATTTAGAAATTATCCCTGCCGGTATGCGGCATACACCGGCGGCATATACCAAACGCGGCCAAAAGACCCAAAAATATGTTCGTGATTATTTTTACAAGTCCGAGTTATTTTGTTGACGCGTTACCAGATTATTGCTATAGTATCGAGTAAGCACTTCGTGATTGACCTAGCAGGTTAATAATCAAATAGGTAGCTAATATCATACCCTACACCACAACAATAGCTGAGTTCGCTTGAGGGGAAGCGATGATCTCTAACTTTAAACCTGGTCGCTTACTAGTTAGAGGGAGCAATTAGCGAAACCGACCCTTTTTGGGTCGTTTTTTTGTTTAGAAAGGTGATTGGTTTGGAAGCGAACACGGGTTCTTTGAAAAAGTTTCTCATTGACAACAAAAAGGTCGTATCGATAATCGGCGCGGTAATCGTCCTGGTAGGCGGGGCCGCGTTGGGAATGAATATAAGGGAAAAACAGCTGCAAGAAGCGCAAGAAAAAGCTTATACGACGGGCGCGAGCGCCTATTCCGAAGGAAAGTTCGACGAAGCCGTAACCGAACTCGAGAAAGCCAAGGAGCTGGCACCGGGAGACGCGAAGACGCATTTGAACCTAGGGCAGAGCTACGAAGCAAAAGGGGAACTCGACAAAGCTTTAGCCGAGTACAAAGCCTCGATAGAAGCCGACCCTAAGCAGCCCGAGGCTCTTTATAATATCGCAATCATATATAAATCCAAAGCCGATATCGCGAACGCTATCAAGTCGCTTGAGGATGCGGTCAAGCTTAACAAGGAGTTTGTAGCCGCCCGTATCGCTCTTGGCGACCTTTACGTAATAAACGGAGAACACGCCAAGGCCAAAGCCGAGTACGAGGCGGTCGTCAATATGAAACCGTTCGGTATCGATCTGGAGGAAATCAAGCAAAAGATTAAGGTGCTGAAATGATGCTTAGCAAAAACAAAATGAGACGATGGTGTGTTAGCAAATTTTTGGTCATGCCGGCGCTTGCGCTGAGCTTGGTCTTATTCTTTTCCGCGACGGCTTTTGCCGAAGAATTGTGGACGCAGAACGGCCCTGTTAACAGCAACGTCAACGCAGTGCCGCTATCGCCCCATTTCGACAACGACAGCACGATTTTCGCCGGCACACCCTTCGGTGTCTACAGGTCGGTCAACAAAGGAAAAGACTGGACGCTCATCAATAACGGCCTCACCAGCACCAATGTCCGCTCAATCACCATGTCTACAGGCTTTCAAACCGATAAAACGGTCTTCGCCGGCACCAACGGCGGCGTCTTCAAGTCGACCAATTCCGGCGACCTTTGGGCGCCGGTCAAC
The Actinomycetota bacterium genome window above contains:
- a CDS encoding tetratricopeptide repeat protein, whose protein sequence is MEANTGSLKKFLIDNKKVVSIIGAVIVLVGGAALGMNIREKQLQEAQEKAYTTGASAYSEGKFDEAVTELEKAKELAPGDAKTHLNLGQSYEAKGELDKALAEYKASIEADPKQPEALYNIAIIYKSKADIANAIKSLEDAVKLNKEFVAARIALGDLYVINGEHAKAKAEYEAVVNMKPFGIDLEEIKQKIKVLK
- a CDS encoding ferredoxin; its protein translation is MKKPVIDHDECIGDGICSDLCPEVFEMRDDGLAYVIDENPDEPLHDKVDEAIEECPTGAISWAEE